The window TTCTGTAACGGAGGAGGTGTTATCTCGATCAGCAGATCAGCGAGATAAACTGCCGGCTCATGAATGACACCTCCAAACATCACATGGGCCATTTTTGAAATCTGCTTTCCTGCTGCCGCGTTCAAAACAGGATGATTATAGCCATGAATTGCACTCCACCATGAAGACATTCCATCTATCAACTCTCTTCCATCGGCCAACTTTAACCTGACACCTGTTGCGGAGACTATATGATACACAGGGAGAGGATTCTCAATAGAAGTATATGGATGCCAAATGTGCTTTTTATCAAACTCCAGCAGCTCCAACTCTTCAAATTTTGAACGTACCTGCATTTTTTTTATACTGAATGTCTCGTAAAACCTTTAAATATACTCATCTTACAATGGTTTTCGGATAAAATCCGAGAGCAACCGGAGCGAGTAAAGTCCTCGGCGGTTTTTGTCCGGGGATACCATTAAACAGGTTCTGGTTTTAGAAAAATCTAAAACCAGATCAGTTTCTGTATACCTGTGTCTCCAAAAGTATGAGACTACCTATCAACTCCACCCATGTTGCCCTATCAATCGGCGTATAATCGGGTTTGATAAATGATACAAAAGCGAATTACGGTTCATGATGATTTTGGAAAGAACTGATCTTGTACCGCAAAACAGGCACCATCATCTTTCGAAGGGATATAGGCACCGATTGGACACAGGACCTTGCTGTCTTCATTACAACGTATGATAATCTTCCATAATGCATCAAGTCCCTCCTTCTCGTGTTCGCTCTCCGGAATCATTTTAATCATTGACTGGCTTTCAATTGAAATTTTCATGGCAAAAAATCCTTTCCTTTTTTCTAATTCGTTATAGATACATGATTTACTTATAGTATAACATTTTACTACTGCTAACAACAATTTCAATTAAAAACATTGTAACCAGAGAGTAAAAACAAATAGTATTTGTTAACAGATAAAAAATCCTGTTTAATATACGTATTAAATAGGTTGAAGAGAGGGGCATCTTCGTTACCTTTTTTCCTCGCTATAACAACCAGGTAAAGTTTGAAGATTAATTATGAAAAAACATGCAAAGAGATTTTTACATATTGTTGATGATGCCAAAAGCAGAATTAAGGAAACAAGTATCGAAGATGTCAAAGCAAGAGCAGAACGTGGCGACACCTTTTATTTAGTAGACGTCCGTGAAGAGAGTGAATGGAATAAGGGACATATAACGAATGCCATTTATATCGGTAAAGGGGTAATTGAGAGGGATATAGAAAAAACTATTACAAATATGGGATCAGAAATCATCCTTTACTGTGGCGGAGGATTTCGTTCCGCATTGGCTGCTGATTCTTTACAAAAAATGGGATATTCAAATGTCTATTCAATGGCCGGTGGATATAGTGGCTGGGTTGAAGCAGGATATCCGGTTGAAACGGGATAAGGGTCCTGTCTTTAACCCCATGTCAAAACTATACCTGATCAGGCTCTTGAACGAAAACACCGTAGTTCAACAAAAAGTGTCCAGAAATACTAAAGCCGATCTGGTTTTCGATTTTACCGGAAACAAAATCCTGGTGAAGGTGTCCCCGGACAAAAAGCGCCGAGGACTTGTACTCACTCAATTTTTTCTCGGATTGTATCCGAAATCCAGTATGAGATGAGTATACAGGGAGCGATAATTTTATAACCAGATCATGCTGATGTGCCTGAGGGTTGCAGAATTATTCCCGAAGTGCATTAGATGAGTAGTTTGCGTTCAACTACCGCATATTAGTTTTTCTCACCAGATAAGCGGCATCTTTCCCAAACACTGCTTTGGAAAAGACTTGAATTCTAGTTTACTTTTTCAATGAAATCAATTACATTACGGGATATTGCTCATACTCACCAGCCTTCTCATGTATGAGAGATTGAACTCAATTCCTTACGTAATCATAAAAATAAATAAAATAATTCGTTGAAAGCTATCTTTTTCTAAACGTTTTTAGGAGAAAACCGTGAAACACTTAGTCATTTCAATAATGGTTTGCCTTGTCTTAATCGGATGCACACATAAGCAAGTCAATAGTTCGGGCTCTTACATTCAGAACCGAGTAGCCGTTTTTAAGGGAGAAAAGCATTTAAAAAACATCAGGCAGCTAACATTTGGGGGTGAGAATGCTGAAGCGTATTTTTCTTTCAATGCAGATAAACTTGTTTTTCAATCAACACGAGATGATATGGAGTGTGATGCAATCTTTACGATGAATATAGATGGTACTGATGTGAAGATGGTTTCATCGGGCAAGGGCTCTACTACCTGTTCTTTCATAGCACCTGACAACAAGTCCCTCATTTATGCATCAACTCATCTGGCAGGTGATGAATGCCCCCCCAAAGCGGATATGTCGCAAGGTTATGTCTGGGCTTTATATAAAAGCTACGATATTTTCAAAGCTGATATGAATGGTACAAATATCACCCGCCTGACTGATACTCCAGGATACGATGCCGAGGCAGTATATTCTCCGAAAGGAGATAAAATCATCTTTACGTCAGTTCGAACAGGCGATCTGGAACTGTTCATAATGGATCCGAATGGTTCTAATGTTGAGCAGGTGACAGATATTCCCGGTTACGATGGTGGAGCCTTCTTTTCTCTTGACGGAGAATGGATATGCTGGAGGGCATCCAGACCCCAGGGAGAAGAACTCGAAGACTATAAGAATCTTCTTAAAGACGGTTTGATCAGACCAACTAAGCTTGAAATCTACGTTATGAATCTCAAAGAACTCAATCCCATTCAGCTGACCAATAACGGTGCCGCTAACTTCGGCCCCTATTTCCACCCTGACGGTAAAAAAGTTATTTTTGCTTCAAATATGGATGACCCGGAAAAGCGGAATTTTGATCTGTATATGGTTGACATAAAAACCATGAAAATCAGACGTTTAACGTATAACCCGACATTCGATGGATTTCCCATGTTCAGCCATGACGGGAAAAAACTGGTTTTTGCTTCAAATCGCAACAACTCCCAACAGGGTGAAACAAATATATTTATAGCCGACTGGATAGATTGATTGGTTTATTAAGGAAAAGTTTAGACGGGATGTACAGAACAGTCTGGATTATTTCCTTTTACAATGTCTGACCTGTCCGACATGCTTTTTCCAACGAGAACGGTTTCGTTTTGTTTGGCAGCACAGGTCAGCACTATGATCTTTGACGAGACGTATAAGTTTGGTAAGTAATATTCCTTATGAGCAATGTAACAAGACCGGATCATATTGGCCACCGCCAGAGGATAAAGGAAAAATACGGGAAGTCCGGGATGGAAGGCTGGCAGGACTACGAAGTTTTAGAATTACTTTTATCATATGCCATTCCTCGTAAGGATACGAAACCGATAGCGAAAGAGTTGATTGCCCGCTTTAAGACATTCAATGGTGTTCTGGATGCTGACAGAAAAGAATTAGAGAGCGTAAGCGGGTTGTCAAAACATTCGGCTCTGTTTTTAAACTTGCTCAAGGACATCTCTATCCTTTACATGGAGAAAGGCATTCACAGAAGGGACTTGCTTTCATCCCCCCAGGCTGTCTGCAATTATTTAATGGCTGCCTTAAAGGGATTATCAGATGAAGAGTTCAGGATGTTATTTTTGGATAGCCGCAATCAGTTGATAGCAATGGAGGTGTTAAAAACAGGTACCGTAAATCGTGCGTATGTTTTTCCGCGAAAAATCGTGGAACGTGCACTATATCATCATGCGGTGGGTGTTGTGATTGCCCATAACCACCCTTCCGGGTCATTAAAACCTTCTCCGGAGGATCAGGGGATAACAAGGGATATTAGAGAAGCTTTAAAAACAGTAGATATTGCTTTGCTTGATCATATTATCATTGCAGGTAATGAATTTTTTAGTTTTAGAGAACATCGGATTTCAATCTAAGGAAAGACAACTATACTCGTTCTGGCTCCAGGGGGTTAAGGTCATTTGATTCCGTGTCAAATCATAAAAACGGGGAGAAAGAAGGCTTATCTTTTGCGGCCTCCGCCTCTGATCCACAGAATTACCTGGCAACTACCTTCGCAGCTACGGAGTACTCTCTGTCATCGCGCATAAAAACGATCGTGATCTCGTTACCTGCCTGTAACGACTTTAAGACATCGGAATAAGTTTGCAGGTCTTCGATTGCGGTGTCTTCGATCCGAACAATAATATCGCCCTTCTGAAGACCAGCTTGAACTGCCGGTGTATCTGGGGTAACCCCCTCAAGGCGAACTCCTTTACCGGTATAGGTAAAGTCCGGAACACTACCCAGGATTATTCGTCTTGAAGTATGCTGTTGCTTTTTTTTCTGGTTTGTACTCTCTTTTGCAGCAGTCAGTGTTGAGGTCAGAGGTTCGGGTCTGGCAGCAAGGTATTCAACCACTTCCTTCAGGATTGCAGCAGTCTTTACCAGGCCTGCCGTATCAATCCTGTCAACAGTATCTGTTGGACGATGATAATTGTCGCGTGCACCGCTGAAGAGATGTACCGCGGGCACACCGGCGTCGAGAAAACTTTTCTCATCTCCGTTGCCGGTATCTATGGTTGATTGCTTGATTTCCACACCGGTTACGTAACCGGCACCACGAAAGATATGTACCCATTCGCGAGCAGAGTAGCTGCCGAATATAGTCAGGGCATCTTTACCTAACTGGCCGACTGTATCAATATTGATCATCGCCATGGCCTTGGAGACTGGATATTTCTTTGCATGACCGATGTAATGCAATGAGCCGAGCTTTCCGGCCTCCTCTGCGCTGAAGGCTACGAATACAATTGTGCGTTCAGGCTGCCATTTTTTCCCAACCAGGCGGGCAAATTCCAGTAAAACGGAGATACCACTGCCATTATCGTCGGCACCGGGGTGTATTTTACCTTCGTTGCCTTTAAGGACGTCAGGCCAACCGCGCCCGTGAGAATCATAGTGGGCGCCGATAACCACGCTCTCTCCCTCCCATTGAGGATTTTTACCCGGTATAATTCCTATTACATTCTTTATAGTTAAGGCAACTTGCTCCGGCATATTTACCTGTTCTATCCATGTCTGAAAATAATCATCCACATCATCCCCGCAGGGCAGTAATCCGGCATCAGAAAACTGTTTCGCGATATAGTCTGAGGCCTTATCTATTCCGGGAGTACCCAGGCCTCTTCCCTCCAGCTCGTCAGAAGCGAGGTACTTGATATCCTTTAACATTCTCATTTCAGAAAAAACGGGAGGTAATTGCGCAAGGGCTGCACGTGGTGCAAGCATGGCTGCCGTTGATTTCACTTCTGTACCGTCACTTTGCAGAACAGCAATCGACATGGGTGAATTAACTACAGGCCATTGACCCTTGAAGACATTGGCAGGTTCATCACCGGTAAAACCAAGGTAGCTGTATCTGTTGTAATGTGGGAGTTTTCTTCCCAGACCCGGCATTGCTGTTACATTATCCGTGGCAAGCCAGGCCAGTGCCTGTGCGCTGTTGGAAGGGTGCCGTGCCATAACAACAATAGAGTGCTGCTTACGTTCAAGCTCGGTACCATCTATCTGTATTTGATTTTCGTTGCCATCGTAAACATAGTCTGAAAGCGCCTTGTTGACCATGGAACGAAAACGGTTTTCCCAGCCAAACAACCACACGGCACGATCTGTTGGCAATTCATCAAGCTCATTATCCAGCTTAATCTCTAACTGGGAAGAGCTTCCTTTCTTCCATCCTTTTGCCAGATCTTGATAAGCAAGACGTATAGATTCCGGCGCAGTTGCAGGCAAAACCACCAGAACCTGTTCTGCACCAAAGACCTGGCTTATGGCTGGCGGAGTTTCATTATGATCCAATGTTCGGAAGACGTCAAATTCCGGGTCAACATCCAGGCGTACAGGACGTGCAGGAAGATTGAGTTCCAGATTGTATTGTTTCGCATCAACTTCAATGCTGGTCTGGAACGCGTTTGCAACATTTTCCATGTGAACGGCAATTGGCAACCTTAACCGGTACGGCACTTCTTCCTGAATCTGTTCAATTGTGGCCGAAAGGACGTAACTATCACCTTGCCGTCTCGCAGCAGCCCGGCTTAATCTCAGGGAGGGTGCCCCGGTCTTCTTTACCCACTGTTCGAACATCAATTCCAGATGATCTTCCGTTACACTATTGAAGGTTGTTTCGACTTCATCAAAGGAAGTTATCTTAAACTGGTATTTTCTATAGAATTGACGTAGCGCCTTAATAAAGAGCTGATCGCCCAGTTGGCAGCGGAGCATATGAAACAACATCATGGTCTTACCGTAACCTACTGCCTCGGTGACGGCACTATGGCGTGAACGAAATTCGGTAAGAGGAAAATCTTTGTTAGCCGTTACATAGTTGGTGTATTTTTGCAGCACCGAACGACGGTATTCAACCGCCTCGCCACGTTGCTCCTTTATGAGATGATCAGCAAGATACGTTGTCAGCCCTTCGGCCCAATTGCCTTTCTCATAATCAGTATATACTCCATTTCCCCACCAGTTATGCAGAATCTCATGGGGATAAGATGAATGGAGGATAAAAGGAAAACGAATGACCCTGGAGCCAAGCAGAGTAAAAGATGGCATACCATAACCTGTTTCCCAGAAATTCTCTACGAGGGCGAACTTTTTATAGGGATACGGACCGAGAAGTTTCCGGTACATCTCAAGATACTGTGCTGTTGTATCAAGATACTTTTGTGCAAGCTGGGAATCCGGCTGTCGCAGGAAGGCCATGGCATCCACAACACCTGCTGCCTGGCCATATTCAGTAAACTCTGCGGCTATGAGGTAAATCTCCTCCTGAGGCTTTTCCATCACCCATTCATCCCTCCGGAATTCTTTGGCGGTATCATGTTTATTGCGTTCACCCTGGCTTACAGATACCCAGCCTGGCGGCAATTTAACAGCCATGCTGAATGTCACCAGTTCATTTACAAAATATGGATACCAGAAGCTTGTCCCGCTCATGAATACACCTTCCGGGGAAATAATACCAGATGTCACACTGAAGCTGCGTGCGTAATCCTCTCCATATTCCTTCACCGGATGAAAAACCTCGCCCTCATATTTGAGTGTAAATTGAGTCGTTCCCGGTGGCAATTTCAGTTCAAAGAGCTCCAATGGAATAGAAGCATGCTGAAGGGATGGATTGTTACTATAGAATTTCCCTGCTTCAGGTCCAAAACATTTCCTGAGAACAACTCCTTTGTCCATGACCTCAGGTTTGAGTCCCTGATGAAGCACAAAATTAAAAAGCTCTGTGTGTTTTAATTCTGAGGACAATGAGATTTTATCAACGATCTCAACCCGGTGGCGTTCCGGATACAACGCAACATCAAGATCGTGGTTGATCTGGCCGAATGTAGTCGGCGATACAATCAGAACAAAGAGAGCCGTTGGTAAAAAGCGCCGACAAAATTGGTTTAAATGGTAATTCACTTGATTATATACTCATCGTATAATGGATTTCGGACTAAATCCGGGAAAAACGGAGCGAGCCTGACGGCAAACCCGTCTTTGGATTTTAGAAAAATCTATAACCATACCGGTTTTAGTATACTCCAATAAGAAAACAGTATCCTTATAAATTGTAAGGTTTACCATTGAGTTGTCAACCATATTAAAGTTAACTATTTGATGATCTATGCTTACGATGCTGTCGGGCATGGAACACTTCTCTTCTCAATTCATCGATACATGAATACAGGCTGCCATGTTTCAGTCTTTGTCACCATATACATCTGTATGATTGAGTCATTCATAAAAAAAAGCTACAAGAGATAACTAAATATCAAACCAGCTATACTAAAACCTATCTGGTTTTCGGTTTTACCGGAAACCAAATCTTGGTGAAGGTATACTCGCTCAAATTTATCTCGGATTTTATCCGAAAACCATTATGAGATGAGTATATCCTTAAACAGTGTAACAGAAAGGAACACTATTGTTACATTACCAACAATACTTCCTTCTTCATACAATCAGTTCAAATTATAACGTACAGAAATGGTTATCTTTAGAGCAGTATTTGATGTGTAATGTATTTTATCAAAACAATGGTATGAATATTGCGTAAAATCAATAAAATACTATAAAAATCAAAAAACCCATCTCTCAATCTTCTTCATTAAAAAAGGAGCCTTTAACGTTACTATCAGGAAAAAACAGGTTTGTCCTAGCACCATTTAGTCTTGCAGTAAATCAACTTAAGAAAAACAAAGAGATAATGAAAAAGTTTTCTGATAAAGGTTATGCTAAAAAGGATAGTGAAATACCGTACTAATACCAGGATGATGCCCTGTCACGGCTGCATTATAAAAGGATATACTAAAACCGATTTGATTTTCGGTTTTACCGGAAATCAAATCTTGGTTGCAGTTATACTGGCAAAGCACCTCTATAAGGTCTTAAATTCCTCAAGTTATGGTTTTTAAATGACAATGTTATTTACAAATATTTTCTGCATCTCAATGCAGAAATTCTGAAGGTGTAAAAGAAAAACATGAAAAGAGATATGGACTTAATAAGAAAATTACTCTTTTACTTTGAGCAAACGAAAGATACTGTGCATGATAATCTTCCAAAGATTGAAGGATATGATGCAAATAGTATAAAATATCATATTTATCTGTTGTATGACTCAAAACTTCTTCACTGTGAACCGGTGAAATCAGAGATAACCGGGCAGGTTTTATATTTAACGCCGCTTAATGTATCGTGGGATGGAAACGAGTTCCTGGAGAAGGTAAGAAGCGACATCACCTGGGAAAAAATAAAAAAAACAATCGTTGACAAAGGTGAAGCTTTTTCTTTCAGCAATATAAATCAGATAACAAACCAAAAGGGAGACCAGGAAAAGTATTGTCTGAATCCTGATTTTGAGTTGAAGTGGCAAAAACTGATTGACAGAAATCCAGGTGATCTGCAAGTGCATGCCCTTCATGCCCTGAGACTTGGTCTGTACCTGAAAGAAGAGAGAGGAGATATAACAAATAATGAAGCCAGCAGGATTTTTGAAAATATAAAAATGTCGTTAGTTACATTATAGCTTACAATAAAAATATCCTGAATGGTATAAAAAGAATTGTCACAGTATTTCATGATGAAAAGATCTTTATACATGAGGCACTTATTTCCCAAGGTCTCCCACGCAAAGATTCATCCCCTAATTTTTTCATATTTTTATCACCAAACCAAAGATAATGTAACAACACTCATTAATATTCATCTAGATTTTAAACAATTATAAATTTCAGAAGAAAGGATGTTTGAGATGAGAAGGATCCTGTTTGTGGATAATGATTTGGGTGCGTCGCGGGAATTAAGAAAGATACTTTGCCTCATGTGCCCTGATTGGGACATAGACATTGTCATAAGCGGAGAAGAAGCACTGCACCTCATGTCAGAATCCTCTTTTGATGTTCTTGTGTCCGACATTTATCTCCAGGGAATGAACGGTGTAGAATTACTTGGTGCTGTTAGTGAACGTTATCCTGAAACTGTTCGTATTATTCATGCAGAGGTTTCTGATCCTGAGACAGTCCTTAAGTCCACTATGACCGTGCATCAGTTTTTGACGAAACCGTGTTGTGCCGAAATAATGAAAAAGACCATTGAACGTACATGCAAACTTCGAGATATGTTAAATAACGAAACATTAAAAAAGATAGTTGCAGGTACAAAAAATTTGCCGAGCCTCCCTGTTTTATATAATTCAATCGTATCAGAAATGCAGTCTTCAGAACCTTCTCTCAGAAAGGTAGGCCATTTCATTTCACAGGACGTGTCAATGTCTGCAAAAATCCTACAGTTAGTCAACTCTGCTTTCTTTGCTCTGCCACGCAAAATTACCAACCTGCAGCATGCATCAGTTTTTGTGGGGATAGAGTCATTGAAGGCACTTGTACTGTCTATTCATCTGTTTTCTTCATTTACAGAGGATGCAGAATTATCTGGATTCTCGATAACGAAAATGTGGAACCATTGTTTGATAACTGGAGGTCTTGCCAGGGACATTGCGCGTGCAGAAAAGGCTTCTGGTAATGTAGCAGAAGAGGCGATGATAGCGGGAATGTTACATGATATAGGAAAACTTATAATGCTGAAAGTCCCCCGTCAATACAAAAAAGTGATAAAACTTATTGAAACAACCGGTTGTGATTCTGCAGAAGCTGAATACACTGTTATGAAAACTTCTCATTCAGAATTGGGAGCTTATCTCTTGGGACTCTGGGGACTTCCCGGCAATGTAGTCGAATCAGTTGCCTTTCACCACAACCCATCCAGGCTGATAGAGCGTATGTTCATTATGTCAAATGAATCCCTGAAAGAGGGTTTGATCAAAACTGAATCGAAAGATAGCATCTTGATACCTCAGCCGACAGCAAACCACTCGAATGAGTTTACCGCATTAACAGCTGTTCATATAGCGAATGCATTGACAATGCAGGAAGTAATTTCAGAGGAGTCAACTCTTTTCCCGTACGTAGACATGTCGTATTTAAAAACTCTGGATTTGACAGACAGGTTACCGAAGTGGGTTGAGCTTTGTACCAATATAAAAAAACGATCCCATGCTGAAACTATTTTCCCCGGGCAATTTCCATCTCTTCAGTAACATTCATTTTTTCTCACGTAATGCTTGCATTTTATATTCTACGGCAAGCTGGAACAGGAACTCCGGAATGATAAAGAACATGATCCACTGAAAGCCGATACGTGAGGAGTAGCGGAGGATCTGCAAGGGACATGAAGCTGATAAATGATTAGGTTTTATTATTGCGTGAAAAATGGCGATGAGTAGCTTCATTAAGAGGCTCAAACCTCCTGAGGGTGCAGGAAAAAACAACTTGTTATTCTTTCCTGGGTTCTAAGCTAAGAATTTTTTAATCTCATCTACACTAGCCACTTTACCTTCACTGACAACATCATGATTAATTGATAATGCCGGTGTTCTCATGATGCCAGCAGTAATGATGGCATTCATATCTGTTATTTTTTTCACCTCATAAGGAATATTCAATTCCCTGGCCGCATCTTCTGCATTGGCTGTTAGTTGCTGACATTTACTGCAACCGCTACCATAAATAATAAATTTCATTTTTTATCCCCTTATTACTCTCACCAAAAATTACCATAAATAAATCCTGATATGGTTGCCATGACGGTAACAAGCATACAGTAAACTACTGTTTTTTGAGTTCCAATGATGGTGCGTATAACCAGCATGTTCGGCAGTGATAAGGCTGGACCTGCCAGTAACAGCGCCAATGCTGGCCCCTTACCCATCCCGGAAGCAAGTAAACCTTCTACTATCGGAACTTCAGTCAACGTGGAAAAATACATGAACGCACCCATTACCGATGCCAGGAATGTTGACAGCAGCGAGTTATCCCCCACGGCCATGACTACCCATTCATCTGGTATTAATCCGTCATACCCAGGTCGACCTAACAATAAGCCTGCAATAAACACACCGCCTATTAGTAAAGGCATGATCTGCTTTGTAAAATCCCAAGTCTGAGCAGCCCACTCCCGATCTTGACTATTTAGTAAGGCCAACAGCATGATACCAATCACACCAATAGAAAAGGGCAATTGTGGTGCACCAGGCACAAGCAAGGCAGAAAGTGCAACGACAGCTGACAAAATCAATAAATGCTTTACAGACCACTGCCAACGAAAAACCAGTAGCGTCGCAAATAATGCAGCCAACACCGCCGTAATCTGCCATTTCCATTGATAAATCAACATCCAGGTATCGTTCTCAGCTGCAGCCCAGTTAGCAAAAACAAGAATACCAATCATCAGGCCAAAAAAAGCTACTGTAGCACTCAGCGGTTTACCTTGATCATCTGCCGAAAAACCACGACCTGAGTCCGAAGATCGTTCAGCCTCTTCCTTTCGGTAGATGAAATGCATGATGAGACCGACAACCAATGCGAACAAGATTGCCCCAATCGCTCTGGCAATACCCAGCTCAGCTCCCAATACTTTCGCAGTCACCACAACTGCCATAATATTGATAGCTGGCCCTGAGTAAAGAAAGGCAATAGCTGCACCCAGGCCAGCACCACGTTTATAAATTCCACCAAAAAGCGGGAGTACAGTGCATGAACAAACTGTAAGCATTGCACCGGATACCGATGCCACACCAAGCGCAACAGGTTTCGATACCTGAGGCCCCAGATATCGCATCACGGAGCCTTGGCTGATATACACTGCCATGGCGCCCGCTATCAAAAAAGCTGGTAACAAACAAAGGATGACGTGCTCTCTTGCGTACCAGTTGGTCAATCGTATACCTTCGAGCCAGGCATTGCTGAAACGTTCAGAATCAACAGGCAGGAAATATATAACCAAAAATCCCACTGACATAATGAGAAGAAAGCGGCCCTGATGTGGGTTTTCTTTATACATCGCACATAACTTTGTAACCACAACAATACCCCGGTTAATTTTGAAAATTATATATTTATACTCATCTCATACTGGTTTTCGGATAAAATCCGAGATAAAATTGAGCGAGTACAAGTCCTCGGCGCTTTTTGTCCGGGGATACCTTCACCAAGATTTGGTTTCTGGTAAAACCGAAAACCAAATCGGTTTTAGTATAGCTAAAAGGATCAGACCATCAAATGTCTCTTCTGGAACCATCAACACAGGCCTGTCTGCCATCTCACAAAGATTGGCAGCAGTACTCGCAATCAAACCACCCGATTCTGCAACGCCTGCTACAGTGCCTGATTGACCAGCGCA is drawn from Candidatus Scalindua sp. and contains these coding sequences:
- a CDS encoding thioredoxin family protein; this translates as MKFIIYGSGCSKCQQLTANAEDAARELNIPYEVKKITDMNAIITAGIMRTPALSINHDVVSEGKVASVDEIKKFLA
- a CDS encoding permease; its protein translation is MYKENPHQGRFLLIMSVGFLVIYFLPVDSERFSNAWLEGIRLTNWYAREHVILCLLPAFLIAGAMAVYISQGSVMRYLGPQVSKPVALGVASVSGAMLTVCSCTVLPLFGGIYKRGAGLGAAIAFLYSGPAINIMAVVVTAKVLGAELGIARAIGAILFALVVGLIMHFIYRKEEAERSSDSGRGFSADDQGKPLSATVAFFGLMIGILVFANWAAAENDTWMLIYQWKWQITAVLAALFATLLVFRWQWSVKHLLILSAVVALSALLVPGAPQLPFSIGVIGIMLLALLNSQDREWAAQTWDFTKQIMPLLIGGVFIAGLLLGRPGYDGLIPDEWVVMAVGDNSLLSTFLASVMGAFMYFSTLTEVPIVEGLLASGMGKGPALALLLAGPALSLPNMLVIRTIIGTQKTVVYCMLVTVMATISGFIYGNFW
- a CDS encoding response regulator, with the translated sequence MRRILFVDNDLGASRELRKILCLMCPDWDIDIVISGEEALHLMSESSFDVLVSDIYLQGMNGVELLGAVSERYPETVRIIHAEVSDPETVLKSTMTVHQFLTKPCCAEIMKKTIERTCKLRDMLNNETLKKIVAGTKNLPSLPVLYNSIVSEMQSSEPSLRKVGHFISQDVSMSAKILQLVNSAFFALPRKITNLQHASVFVGIESLKALVLSIHLFSSFTEDAELSGFSITKMWNHCLITGGLARDIARAEKASGNVAEEAMIAGMLHDIGKLIMLKVPRQYKKVIKLIETTGCDSAEAEYTVMKTSHSELGAYLLGLWGLPGNVVESVAFHHNPSRLIERMFIMSNESLKEGLIKTESKDSILIPQPTANHSNEFTALTAVHIANALTMQEVISEESTLFPYVDMSYLKTLDLTDRLPKWVELCTNIKKRSHAETIFPGQFPSLQ
- a CDS encoding M20/M25/M40 family metallo-hydrolase, whose product is MNYHLNQFCRRFLPTALFVLIVSPTTFGQINHDLDVALYPERHRVEIVDKISLSSELKHTELFNFVLHQGLKPEVMDKGVVLRKCFGPEAGKFYSNNPSLQHASIPLELFELKLPPGTTQFTLKYEGEVFHPVKEYGEDYARSFSVTSGIISPEGVFMSGTSFWYPYFVNELVTFSMAVKLPPGWVSVSQGERNKHDTAKEFRRDEWVMEKPQEEIYLIAAEFTEYGQAAGVVDAMAFLRQPDSQLAQKYLDTTAQYLEMYRKLLGPYPYKKFALVENFWETGYGMPSFTLLGSRVIRFPFILHSSYPHEILHNWWGNGVYTDYEKGNWAEGLTTYLADHLIKEQRGEAVEYRRSVLQKYTNYVTANKDFPLTEFRSRHSAVTEAVGYGKTMMLFHMLRCQLGDQLFIKALRQFYRKYQFKITSFDEVETTFNSVTEDHLELMFEQWVKKTGAPSLRLSRAAARRQGDSYVLSATIEQIQEEVPYRLRLPIAVHMENVANAFQTSIEVDAKQYNLELNLPARPVRLDVDPEFDVFRTLDHNETPPAISQVFGAEQVLVVLPATAPESIRLAYQDLAKGWKKGSSSQLEIKLDNELDELPTDRAVWLFGWENRFRSMVNKALSDYVYDGNENQIQIDGTELERKQHSIVVMARHPSNSAQALAWLATDNVTAMPGLGRKLPHYNRYSYLGFTGDEPANVFKGQWPVVNSPMSIAVLQSDGTEVKSTAAMLAPRAALAQLPPVFSEMRMLKDIKYLASDELEGRGLGTPGIDKASDYIAKQFSDAGLLPCGDDVDDYFQTWIEQVNMPEQVALTIKNVIGIIPGKNPQWEGESVVIGAHYDSHGRGWPDVLKGNEGKIHPGADDNGSGISVLLEFARLVGKKWQPERTIVFVAFSAEEAGKLGSLHYIGHAKKYPVSKAMAMINIDTVGQLGKDALTIFGSYSAREWVHIFRGAGYVTGVEIKQSTIDTGNGDEKSFLDAGVPAVHLFSGARDNYHRPTDTVDRIDTAGLVKTAAILKEVVEYLAARPEPLTSTLTAAKESTNQKKKQQHTSRRIILGSVPDFTYTGKGVRLEGVTPDTPAVQAGLQKGDIIVRIEDTAIEDLQTYSDVLKSLQAGNEITIVFMRDDREYSVAAKVVAR
- the radC gene encoding DNA repair protein RadC; the encoded protein is MSNVTRPDHIGHRQRIKEKYGKSGMEGWQDYEVLELLLSYAIPRKDTKPIAKELIARFKTFNGVLDADRKELESVSGLSKHSALFLNLLKDISILYMEKGIHRRDLLSSPQAVCNYLMAALKGLSDEEFRMLFLDSRNQLIAMEVLKTGTVNRAYVFPRKIVERALYHHAVGVVIAHNHPSGSLKPSPEDQGITRDIREALKTVDIALLDHIIIAGNEFFSFREHRISI
- a CDS encoding DUF2513 domain-containing protein, with amino-acid sequence MKRDMDLIRKLLFYFEQTKDTVHDNLPKIEGYDANSIKYHIYLLYDSKLLHCEPVKSEITGQVLYLTPLNVSWDGNEFLEKVRSDITWEKIKKTIVDKGEAFSFSNINQITNQKGDQEKYCLNPDFELKWQKLIDRNPGDLQVHALHALRLGLYLKEERGDITNNEASRIFENIKMSLVTL